The following are from one region of the Luteimonas sp. MC1572 genome:
- a CDS encoding oligopeptide:H+ symporter translates to MEKPANGGTIPEFTQVMGHPRPLWMLFMTEFWERFAFYGMRWALVLYIVAQFYNGDATGEAPASQLYGAYLALVYAAAIFGGYVADKLIGYQRAILLGAIFMAAGLFLITTPSEQWLKLGLATVIVGNGLFKPIISTMVGKLYATDDQRRDSGFTIFYMGINMGAFIAPILTGWLAEKVFGADGMPAYKVVFIASAVGMLLSLVWFWFGRSQLKGIGAAPADAPGIGRVLVVAAGALVAIPVFYFLLTIEAGVLNWILLALFVVPAIMLLVEGIREGSRQRDMVIAMLIIFGFNVLFWMFFEQAGSSFNFLAQNIVDRDLNGWIFPVGWFQSVNSIAIITLAPVMAWLWVAMGRANPSIPRKFGLGLIFNGLAFLLLVFALSSLVDPASLKIPFWTLFMVYVIQSVGELCLSPIGLSMTTKLAPAKLTGLAMGGWFLSIAIGNNLSGIFASSVSGEGGMTVASAQAGYTFGFWALLGAGVVLLLIAPLIQKLMHGVK, encoded by the coding sequence ATGGAAAAGCCGGCCAACGGCGGCACCATTCCCGAGTTCACGCAGGTCATGGGACATCCGCGTCCGCTGTGGATGCTGTTCATGACCGAATTCTGGGAGCGCTTCGCGTTCTACGGCATGCGCTGGGCGCTGGTGCTGTACATCGTGGCGCAGTTCTACAACGGCGACGCCACCGGCGAAGCGCCGGCGAGCCAGCTGTACGGCGCCTACCTGGCGCTGGTGTACGCGGCGGCGATCTTCGGCGGCTACGTGGCCGACAAGCTGATCGGCTACCAGCGCGCGATCCTGCTGGGCGCGATTTTCATGGCCGCGGGTCTCTTCCTCATCACCACGCCCAGCGAGCAGTGGCTCAAGCTCGGACTGGCCACGGTGATCGTCGGCAACGGCCTGTTCAAGCCGATCATCTCGACCATGGTCGGCAAGCTCTATGCCACCGATGACCAGCGTCGCGATTCCGGCTTCACCATCTTCTACATGGGCATCAACATGGGTGCGTTCATCGCGCCCATCCTCACCGGCTGGCTGGCCGAGAAGGTGTTCGGCGCCGACGGCATGCCGGCCTACAAGGTGGTGTTCATCGCCTCCGCGGTGGGCATGCTGCTCAGCCTGGTGTGGTTCTGGTTCGGCCGCAGCCAGCTGAAGGGCATCGGCGCGGCGCCGGCGGATGCGCCGGGCATCGGCCGTGTGCTGGTGGTCGCGGCGGGGGCGCTGGTCGCGATCCCGGTGTTCTACTTCCTGCTGACCATCGAAGCCGGCGTGCTGAACTGGATCCTGCTGGCGCTGTTCGTGGTGCCGGCGATCATGCTGCTGGTCGAAGGCATCCGCGAAGGCTCGCGACAGCGCGACATGGTCATTGCCATGTTGATCATCTTCGGCTTCAACGTGCTGTTCTGGATGTTCTTCGAGCAGGCTGGCAGCTCGTTCAACTTCCTGGCGCAGAACATCGTCGACCGCGACCTCAACGGCTGGATCTTCCCGGTCGGCTGGTTCCAGTCGGTGAACTCGATCGCGATCATCACGCTGGCGCCGGTCATGGCCTGGCTGTGGGTCGCGATGGGCCGCGCCAATCCGTCGATCCCGCGCAAGTTCGGCCTCGGCCTGATCTTCAACGGCCTGGCGTTCCTGCTGCTGGTGTTCGCGCTGTCGAGCCTGGTGGATCCGGCGTCGCTCAAGATCCCGTTCTGGACGCTGTTCATGGTCTACGTGATCCAGTCGGTCGGCGAGCTGTGCCTGTCGCCGATCGGCCTGTCGATGACCACCAAGCTGGCGCCGGCCAAGTTGACCGGCCTGGCGATGGGCGGCTGGTTCCTGTCGATCGCGATCGGCAACAACCTGTCGGGCATCTTCGCCTCGAGCGTCAGCGGCGAGGGCGGCATGACCGTCGCTTCCGCGCAGGCGGGCTACACGTTCGGGTTCTGGGCGCTGCTCGGTGCGGGTGTGGTGCTGCTGCTGATCGCACCGCTCATCCAGAAGCTGATGCACGGCGTGAAGTGA
- a CDS encoding tryptophan 2,3-dioxygenase family protein: MSIEDNERALEAGIHTELSGRLTYGGYLHLERLLSAQQPLSDPPHHDEMLFIVQHQVSELWLKLMIHELRAAVAHLRADRLEPCQKIFARCKVVLRQLTAMWSVLETLTPSEYAEFRDLLGPSSGFQSAQYRTIEFLLGNKNAGMLKVFAHDPEAHAMLAEALEAPSLYDEVLRHLARHGHAVPAAHLERDWTRPHVADMALVPVFERIYADTAAHWDAYHLCEDLVDLESEFQLWRFRHMRTVMRIIGFKRGTGGSSGVGFLKQALELTFFPELFEVRTRIGGAPADAAY; the protein is encoded by the coding sequence ATGAGCATCGAAGACAACGAACGCGCGCTGGAAGCCGGCATCCACACCGAGCTGTCCGGGCGCCTGACCTACGGCGGCTACCTGCACCTGGAGCGCCTGCTGTCGGCGCAGCAGCCGCTGTCGGATCCGCCGCACCACGACGAGATGCTGTTCATCGTCCAGCACCAGGTGTCGGAGCTGTGGCTGAAGCTGATGATCCACGAGCTGCGGGCGGCGGTGGCGCACCTGCGGGCGGACCGGCTGGAGCCGTGCCAGAAGATCTTCGCGCGCTGCAAGGTGGTGCTGCGCCAGCTGACCGCGATGTGGTCGGTGCTGGAGACGCTCACGCCCTCCGAGTACGCCGAGTTCCGCGACCTGCTGGGGCCGTCGTCCGGCTTCCAGTCGGCGCAGTACCGCACCATCGAGTTCCTGCTCGGCAACAAGAACGCCGGCATGCTCAAGGTGTTCGCGCACGACCCTGAGGCCCACGCCATGCTCGCCGAGGCGCTCGAGGCGCCGAGCCTGTACGACGAAGTCCTGCGCCACCTGGCACGCCACGGCCATGCCGTCCCGGCCGCGCACCTGGAGCGCGACTGGACCCGCCCGCACGTCGCCGATATGGCGCTCGTGCCGGTGTTCGAGCGCATCTACGCCGATACCGCCGCGCACTGGGATGCCTACCACCTGTGCGAAGACCTGGTGGACCTGGAGAGCGAGTTCCAGCTGTGGCGCTTCCGCCACATGCGCACGGTGATGCGCATCATCGGCTTCAAGCGCGGCACCGGCGGATCCAGCGGCGTGGGGTTCCTGAAGCAGGCGCTGGAACTGACCTTCTTCCCTGAGCTGTTCGAAGTACGCACGCGGATCGGTGGCGCGCCCGCCGACGCCGCGTACTGA
- a CDS encoding MarR family winged helix-turn-helix transcriptional regulator, translating to MSDPSRPDPDATDESALLELDRFIPYQLSVLSNLVSQEIAQAYGERFGLAVTEWRIIAVLGRFPGLSAVGVAERSAMDKVAVSRAVARLLERGLLHRETHDDDRRRSVLELSEAGRRVYDEVAPQALAYERDLLAPLDATERRVLSELLDRLGERYGV from the coding sequence ATGAGCGACCCCTCCCGCCCTGATCCGGATGCGACGGACGAGTCCGCGCTTCTCGAGCTCGATCGCTTCATTCCCTACCAGCTCAGCGTGCTCTCCAACCTCGTCAGCCAGGAGATCGCGCAGGCCTACGGCGAACGCTTCGGGCTGGCTGTCACCGAGTGGCGGATCATCGCCGTGCTCGGGCGCTTCCCCGGCCTGTCCGCAGTCGGCGTGGCCGAACGCAGTGCGATGGACAAGGTCGCGGTGAGCCGCGCGGTGGCACGGCTGCTGGAACGCGGCCTGCTGCATCGCGAAACCCACGACGACGACCGCCGGCGCTCGGTGCTGGAGCTGAGCGAAGCCGGGCGTCGCGTGTACGACGAGGTCGCGCCGCAGGCGCTGGCCTACGAGCGCGACCTGCTGGCGCCGCTGGACGCCACCGAGCGTCGCGTGCTGTCCGAACTGCTTGATCGCCTCGGCGAACGTTACGGCGTCTGA
- a CDS encoding energy-coupling factor ABC transporter permease, which yields MDAGAALPAWATALAWTLALGVLAASTRGLRLERYRNGEARRLLLAATLVIMAIRWFNTAALQGVVLHFLGATVATLMFGARIACWMMALASLAGVLLGAAWQGWAGDFLLAGALPVAVTVLVQLAALYWVPANIFTYVMANAFGAAALAMAASSLAKAATMAAIGGPAAAYLAATPLLMFGEAFLTGGIMVLVVVYRPHWCISFDDPTYLARKRPM from the coding sequence ATGGATGCCGGCGCCGCGCTTCCCGCCTGGGCCACGGCCCTGGCCTGGACGCTGGCGCTGGGCGTGCTGGCGGCGTCCACCCGCGGCCTGCGCCTGGAGCGCTACCGCAACGGCGAGGCGCGCCGCCTGCTGCTGGCCGCGACCCTGGTGATCATGGCGATCCGCTGGTTCAACACCGCGGCGCTGCAGGGCGTGGTGCTGCACTTTCTCGGGGCCACCGTCGCCACGCTGATGTTCGGTGCGCGCATCGCCTGCTGGATGATGGCGCTGGCGAGCCTGGCCGGCGTGCTGCTGGGCGCGGCCTGGCAGGGTTGGGCGGGGGATTTCCTGCTGGCCGGTGCCCTGCCGGTCGCGGTGACCGTGCTGGTGCAGCTGGCCGCGCTGTACTGGGTGCCGGCGAACATCTTCACCTACGTGATGGCCAATGCATTCGGTGCCGCCGCCCTGGCCATGGCCGCCTCGTCGCTGGCCAAGGCCGCGACCATGGCGGCGATCGGCGGCCCGGCGGCCGCCTACCTCGCCGCGACCCCGCTGCTGATGTTCGGCGAGGCCTTCCTGACCGGCGGGATCATGGTGCTGGTGGTCGTCTACCGGCCGCACTGGTGCATCAGTTTCGATGACCCGACCTACCTCGCGCGCAAGCGGCCGATGTAA
- a CDS encoding sulfotransferase, giving the protein MTPPASTDEGTSASAPVAAHAATDAWRQANAFAAAADWPAAADCYAGIAAAAPGDAAAWIGLAKARGRNGEYRAMHAAAMRAAAAGPRTWPHALALARLLRDLHETRALDALAADLVPRAHEAATDDMVALADLLGGEDLHRTALDWLDRANARDPAHAPAAYLRGSTRLFLGDMAGARDDLERAMARAPHFAHAHRRLSQLRATDRGGARARVDRLLAERAQVATGSEHDIHFSHALFDELHDLGEYADAWQALARGAAAKRASLRYDAADDAHLFEAIRAHGSRDFLAGPGHPGDADAPRPLFIVGMFRSGTTLLERMLGGHSAIAEGGESMGFAAALRHAVDHRARGVVDLETLRRSDDVDWPALGAAFMAGNAWRAQGRTWWTEKLPTNALLLGMVARALPDARFVHAWRPPMDVCFSNLRMLYGGFAPWSYDQRELATWHQGHTALMAHWRAVLGDRLLDVAHADLVRAPEHELRRVLAHCGLAFEPGVLQPQRDGGAVATASAAQVRDGIRTPREPDWSPYRAHLGPLAAGLGITLD; this is encoded by the coding sequence ATGACCCCGCCCGCCTCCACCGACGAAGGCACATCCGCCAGCGCGCCTGTCGCGGCGCACGCTGCCACGGACGCGTGGCGGCAGGCCAACGCCTTCGCCGCGGCTGCCGACTGGCCCGCCGCAGCGGACTGCTACGCAGGCATCGCCGCCGCGGCGCCGGGCGATGCCGCGGCCTGGATCGGGCTGGCAAAGGCGCGCGGCCGCAACGGCGAGTACCGCGCCATGCACGCCGCGGCGATGCGCGCGGCGGCCGCGGGCCCGCGCACCTGGCCGCACGCGCTGGCCCTGGCGCGCCTGCTGCGCGACCTGCACGAGACGCGCGCACTCGACGCACTCGCCGCCGACCTGGTGCCGCGCGCGCACGAAGCTGCGACCGACGACATGGTGGCGCTCGCCGACCTGCTAGGCGGCGAGGACCTGCACCGCACCGCGCTCGACTGGCTGGACCGCGCAAACGCACGTGATCCCGCGCACGCACCCGCCGCATACCTGCGCGGCAGCACGCGCCTGTTCCTGGGCGACATGGCCGGTGCACGCGACGACCTGGAGCGCGCGATGGCGAGGGCGCCACATTTCGCCCACGCCCATCGCCGGCTGTCGCAGCTGCGCGCCACGGATCGCGGCGGCGCGCGCGCGCGCGTCGACCGCCTGCTGGCCGAGCGCGCGCAGGTCGCAACGGGCAGCGAACACGACATCCACTTCAGCCACGCCCTGTTCGACGAGCTGCATGACCTCGGCGAGTACGCGGACGCCTGGCAGGCACTGGCGCGCGGCGCGGCCGCGAAGCGCGCCAGCCTGCGCTACGACGCTGCCGATGACGCGCACCTGTTCGAAGCCATCCGCGCGCACGGCAGCCGCGATTTCCTCGCAGGCCCCGGTCACCCCGGCGATGCGGATGCGCCGCGCCCGCTGTTCATCGTCGGCATGTTCCGCTCCGGCACCACGCTGCTCGAACGCATGCTGGGCGGACATTCCGCGATCGCCGAGGGCGGAGAGAGCATGGGCTTCGCCGCCGCGCTGCGCCATGCCGTGGACCATCGCGCGCGCGGCGTGGTCGACCTGGAAACACTGCGCCGCAGCGATGATGTCGACTGGCCCGCGCTTGGCGCGGCCTTCATGGCCGGCAACGCCTGGCGCGCCCAGGGCCGCACGTGGTGGACCGAGAAACTGCCGACCAATGCCCTGCTGCTGGGCATGGTGGCGCGCGCGCTGCCCGACGCACGCTTCGTGCACGCGTGGCGGCCACCGATGGACGTCTGCTTCTCGAACCTGCGCATGCTCTATGGCGGCTTCGCGCCGTGGTCCTACGACCAGCGCGAGTTGGCCACCTGGCACCAGGGCCACACGGCGCTGATGGCGCACTGGCGCGCGGTGCTCGGCGATCGCCTGCTCGACGTCGCGCACGCGGACCTGGTGCGTGCGCCGGAACACGAGCTGCGACGCGTCCTCGCGCATTGCGGCCTCGCATTCGAACCCGGCGTACTGCAACCACAACGCGATGGCGGCGCGGTCGCCACTGCAAGCGCGGCCCAGGTGCGCGACGGCATCCGCACGCCGCGCGAGCCTGACTGGTCACCCTACCGAGCGCATCTCGGCCCGCTGGCGGCGGGCCTGGGCATTACGCTGGACTGA
- a CDS encoding peptide MFS transporter: MSHPDHAVEAQKTLLGHPRGLFVLFFAEMWERFSYYGMRALLIFYLVQHWMYSDSEASVIYGAYTALVYIAPVVGGYLADRYLGQRKAVLFGAVLLTFGHFLMAFEGTGGQDAAEINIFWLALSFIIVGSGFLKANISVMVGQLYPRTDIRRDPAYTIFYMGINLGAMLGSLIAGYLGQTYGWKYGFGAAGVGMLLGLVVFVIGKPMLMGRGESRAPERLAKPVVAGITFEWMLYALAFLSVGLVWFMIQHQKLVGFLLGGAGVVLLGYVLITAVFKLSREERNRIIAALYLIVGSILFWALFEQAGASLNLFTDRSVDRAIFGWEVPASMFQSLNSMYIIALAPLFAMFWLWLAKRGWEPSAPAKFALGVVMVGLGFLVLVAGAKAAGAGATPVIFIFLIYLIHTMGELCLSPVGLSAMNRLAPAQMASLIMGAWFFASATGNFAAGLISAATGGEGGGVARVMEVYANVGWLAVGVGVVMLVIAPFVRRLMHLDTLRDDDLAGQMELAEPIAAGVDVTEERR, from the coding sequence GTGTCCCATCCAGACCACGCTGTTGAAGCGCAGAAGACCCTCCTCGGGCATCCGCGCGGCCTGTTCGTGCTGTTTTTCGCCGAGATGTGGGAGCGCTTCTCCTACTACGGCATGCGCGCCCTGCTGATCTTCTACCTCGTCCAGCACTGGATGTATTCGGACTCCGAGGCGTCTGTGATCTACGGCGCCTACACCGCGCTGGTGTACATCGCGCCGGTCGTGGGCGGCTATCTCGCCGATCGCTACCTGGGGCAGCGGAAGGCGGTGCTGTTCGGTGCCGTGCTGCTGACCTTCGGCCATTTCCTGATGGCGTTCGAGGGCACCGGTGGCCAGGACGCCGCGGAGATCAACATCTTCTGGCTGGCCCTGTCGTTCATCATCGTCGGCTCGGGCTTCCTGAAGGCCAACATCTCGGTGATGGTCGGGCAGCTGTACCCGCGCACTGACATCCGGCGCGACCCGGCGTACACGATCTTCTACATGGGCATCAACCTGGGCGCGATGCTCGGGTCGCTGATCGCCGGTTACCTCGGCCAGACCTACGGCTGGAAGTACGGCTTCGGTGCGGCCGGCGTGGGCATGCTGCTGGGCCTGGTGGTGTTCGTCATCGGCAAGCCGATGCTGATGGGGCGCGGCGAGTCGCGTGCGCCGGAGCGCCTCGCGAAGCCGGTGGTGGCTGGCATCACGTTCGAGTGGATGCTGTACGCGTTGGCCTTCCTGTCGGTGGGCCTGGTCTGGTTCATGATCCAGCACCAGAAGCTGGTCGGGTTCCTGCTCGGCGGCGCGGGTGTGGTGCTGCTTGGCTACGTGCTGATTACCGCGGTATTCAAGCTCAGCCGCGAGGAGCGCAACCGCATCATCGCCGCGCTCTACCTGATCGTCGGTTCGATTCTGTTCTGGGCGCTGTTCGAACAGGCCGGCGCATCGCTCAACCTGTTCACCGACCGCTCGGTGGACCGCGCGATCTTCGGCTGGGAAGTGCCGGCCTCCATGTTCCAGTCGCTCAACTCGATGTACATCATCGCGCTGGCGCCGCTGTTCGCGATGTTCTGGCTGTGGCTGGCCAAGCGCGGCTGGGAACCGTCGGCACCGGCCAAGTTCGCGCTTGGCGTAGTGATGGTGGGCTTGGGCTTCCTGGTGCTGGTGGCAGGCGCGAAGGCCGCGGGCGCCGGCGCCACGCCGGTGATCTTCATCTTCCTGATCTACCTGATCCACACCATGGGCGAGCTGTGCCTGTCGCCGGTCGGCCTGTCGGCGATGAACCGCCTGGCCCCGGCGCAGATGGCGAGCCTGATCATGGGCGCGTGGTTCTTCGCTTCGGCTACCGGCAACTTCGCGGCGGGCCTGATCTCGGCGGCCACCGGCGGCGAGGGCGGGGGCGTGGCGCGGGTGATGGAGGTGTACGCGAACGTCGGCTGGCTCGCGGTGGGCGTGGGCGTGGTGATGCTGGTGATCGCGCCGTTCGTGCGCCGGCTCATGCATCTCGACACGTTGCGCGACGATGACCTGGCCGGGCAGATGGAGCTTGCCGAGCCGATTGCCGCCGGTGTCGACGTGACCGAGGAGCGTCGCTGA